In one Bradyrhizobium cosmicum genomic region, the following are encoded:
- the rpsS gene encoding 30S ribosomal protein S19: MVRSVWKGPFVEGSLLKKADAARASGRHDVIKIWSRRSTILPQFVGLTFGVYNGQKHVPVAVNEEMVGHKFGEFSPTRTFHGHSGDKKAKKA, translated from the coding sequence ATGGTTCGTTCAGTCTGGAAAGGCCCGTTCGTCGAGGGTTCTCTGCTCAAGAAGGCAGATGCCGCGCGCGCGTCCGGCCGTCACGACGTCATCAAGATCTGGAGCCGTCGTTCGACGATCCTGCCGCAGTTCGTTGGTCTGACCTTCGGTGTCTACAATGGTCAGAAGCACGTCCCGGTGGCCGTCAACGAGGAAATGGTTGGTCACAAGTTCGGCGAGTTTTCGCCGACCCGGACCTTCCATGGCCACTCCGGGGACAAGAAAGCCAAGAAGGCTTGA
- the rplV gene encoding 50S ribosomal protein L22: MSKPKRERSLAENEAKAVARMLRVSPQKLNLVAQLIRGRKAAAALADLQFSRKRIAVDVKKCLESAIANAENNHDLDVDDLVVAQAFVGNGLVMKRFAARGRGRSGRVYKPFSQLTIIVRQVEAEAAA; the protein is encoded by the coding sequence ATGAGCAAACCTAAGCGCGAACGGAGCCTCGCCGAGAACGAGGCCAAGGCGGTCGCCCGGATGCTGCGGGTGAGCCCGCAGAAGCTCAATCTGGTCGCCCAGCTCATTCGCGGCCGGAAGGCGGCTGCTGCGCTCGCCGATCTGCAGTTTTCGCGCAAGCGGATCGCGGTCGACGTGAAGAAGTGCCTGGAATCGGCTATCGCCAACGCCGAGAACAACCACGACCTCGACGTCGACGATCTCGTCGTGGCGCAGGCCTTCGTCGGCAATGGTCTCGTGATGAAGCGCTTTGCCGCCCGGGGCCGTGGCCGTTCGGGTCGCGTCTACAAACCATTTTCGCAGCTGACGATCATCGTTCGTCAGGTCGAAGCCGAAGCAGCGGCCTAA